The DNA region TGGGTTTGGAAAGCGCTGAGGCATCAACTCCACCGGTAAGAATTCTTCCGCTGTGCGGCGCTATATTATTGTAAGCCCTCGCCAGTCGGGTTATAGAATCGAGCAATATAACGACATGGCGTTTGTGTTCGACCTGCCTTTTTGCTCGCTCTAAAACTATTTGGGCTACCTGAGTGTGGCGTTCAGGCTCCTCGTCGAATGTTGAGGAAATAATCTCGACCTTAGGCTTTTTCTCAACATGCTGGAACTCCGCGGCAACGAAGCGCTTCATGTCCGTTACTTCCTCAGGGCGCTCATCTATAAGAAGTATTATGAGTAACACTTCCGGATGGTTGCGGATTAATGCACGGGCTATTCGTTGAAGTATCGTCGTTTTGCCCGCTTTGGGCGGCGAGGTTATTAGCCCACGCTGACCTTTACCGATAGGCGTGAAAAGGTCCATTATGCGCGTAGTGGCGTCGTCGGGGTCGTTCTCAAGTTGAAACTTCTCCATAGGATAAAGCGGCGTGAGGTTATCGAAAAGTATTTTGTGTTTGGCGTATTCCGGGTCCTCATCGTTGACCTTGTTGACTCTAAGAAGCGCAAAAAATCTCTCGTTATCCTTCGGTGGCCTTATTATTCCGCTTACCATATCGCCGGTTCTTAGATCGAATCGCTTTATCTGGGAGGGTGAAACATATATGTCGTCGGGTCCGGGAAGGTAGTTGTAGTCAGGGCTTCTTAAGAAACCGTAGCCATCAGGAAGAACCTCAAGAACGCCCTCTGCATAAATTTCAGCATTTTTGTGTTTTATTTCGATCTCAAGGATTTTGAATATTAGCTCTTGACGCTTCAGTGAATGCGGATTTTCGATGCCATATTCCTCGGCAGTTTTAAGAAGGATGTCTATAGGCATCCTCTTGAAGTCGCTAAGATGTAGCCGTAGCCGTGGCCGAGCGACCGCAACGCGTTGATTCTCGCTCTTTTGGTCCTCCGCTTTGACTGCGGCATTGTTTTTGCTTTCTTTCTCGTTTTTTGTTTGAGTGCTTTTCACGCTTTTCTCCTCCGCCTTAGCGGCTGTTTTGGATAAATTTTTAGCCTCGTCTTTTTCGGGCGGTTCTGCCACCGCGACCTTGGTTTCAACAGTTTCCTTTTCCTCTGATGTCTGCTGTTCGCTCTTTTTCGACTTTGACGACTTCCTCGTGCGGGTTTTTTTGGTCTTCGATTTTGTTTTCTCGCTCGATTTTTCCTCTTTTTCTTCGTTCTTCTCGTTTTCTTTGGGATCCTCGTCGAAGTTGGACTTGGATACGCTCTTTTGCTTCAGCCTTTTCCTAATTATTTCTCTTAGCGCCTCGGCAGAATTGGCTGCCACGGTTTCCTCCTCGGTTAGCTCTGTTTTTTTCTTTCGTGCCATTATTCACCATCCTAAGTTGTTTTCAAAAGTTTCATTGTTAAAAATGTTACGGGAACGGCGACTAAAAACATTGTTATGCACTTTCTCAAAAGCACTCTTCCGTCAAACATGACTCTATACTTTATTGCGACGAGCACAAAAGTTATTGCAGAAAGCGATGCCCAAGGCATCCCTATAGACGCTACATTG from bacterium includes:
- the rho gene encoding transcription termination factor Rho, with the protein product MARKKKTELTEEETVAANSAEALREIIRKRLKQKSVSKSNFDEDPKENEKNEEKEEKSSEKTKSKTKKTRTRKSSKSKKSEQQTSEEKETVETKVAVAEPPEKDEAKNLSKTAAKAEEKSVKSTQTKNEKESKNNAAVKAEDQKSENQRVAVARPRLRLHLSDFKRMPIDILLKTAEEYGIENPHSLKRQELIFKILEIEIKHKNAEIYAEGVLEVLPDGYGFLRSPDYNYLPGPDDIYVSPSQIKRFDLRTGDMVSGIIRPPKDNERFFALLRVNKVNDEDPEYAKHKILFDNLTPLYPMEKFQLENDPDDATTRIMDLFTPIGKGQRGLITSPPKAGKTTILQRIARALIRNHPEVLLIILLIDERPEEVTDMKRFVAAEFQHVEKKPKVEIISSTFDEEPERHTQVAQIVLERAKRQVEHKRHVVILLDSITRLARAYNNIAPHSGRILTGGVDASALSKPKRFFGAARNIEEGGSLTIIATALIETGSKMDEVIFEEFKGTGNMELVLDRRLADRRIFPAIDINRSGTRREELLLPENVLMRVWLLRKILSDLNPVDAMEFLLNKILATRTNEEFLMSMADNG